The Mucilaginibacter terrenus genome has a segment encoding these proteins:
- the thrS gene encoding threonine--tRNA ligase, producing the protein MINITLPDGSVRQYDKGITSMQIAQSISEGLARNVLAAEVDGEVWDASRPIEQDSSVKLLTWNDAKGKSTYWHSSAHLMAEALEALYPGTKFGIGPAIETGFYYDVDFGDKTLSSDDFKKIEDKMIELAKAKSEYIRKPVSKSDAISYFTEKGDEYKLDLIKDLPDGSITFYTQGNFTDLCRGPHIPNTGFIKAAKLMSLAGAYWRGDESRKQLTRIYGVTFPKASELTEYLHVIEEAKKRDHRKLGKELELFAFSEKVGMGLPLWLPKGTALRERLTNFLQKAQVKAGYEQVITPHIGHKNLYVTSGHYEKYGADSFQPIKTPQEGEEFFLKPMNCPHHCEIYKTKPRSYKDLPVRLAEFGTVYRYEQSGELHGLTRVRGFTQDDAHLFCRPDQVKEEFKKVIDLVLYVFGALGFEDYIAQVSLRDPNNKAKYIGTDENWALAESAIIEAAEEKGLRTVIETGEAAFYGPKLDFMVKDALGRKWQLGTIQVDYNLPERFELEYTGADNQKHRPVMIHRAPFGSMERFVAVLIEHCAGNFPLWLSPEQFIILPISEKYEDYAKNVSDVLKNSDICGLIDFRDEKIGRKIRDAEVKKIPYMLIVGEKEAAEGMVSVRKHGQGDLGSMSIEEFKQQIIKEITV; encoded by the coding sequence ATGATCAATATTACACTCCCTGATGGTTCCGTTCGTCAGTATGACAAAGGGATCACTTCCATGCAGATAGCGCAGTCTATCTCCGAGGGCCTTGCCCGTAACGTTTTAGCCGCCGAAGTTGATGGCGAAGTTTGGGACGCAAGCCGCCCCATAGAACAAGACTCATCCGTAAAACTGTTAACCTGGAACGACGCTAAAGGTAAATCAACCTATTGGCACTCGTCTGCCCACTTAATGGCCGAGGCGCTGGAAGCGTTGTACCCTGGTACAAAGTTTGGTATCGGTCCGGCAATAGAGACCGGCTTTTACTATGATGTAGATTTTGGTGACAAGACCCTCTCGTCCGACGATTTCAAGAAGATTGAGGATAAGATGATAGAGCTTGCCAAAGCTAAAAGCGAGTACATCCGCAAGCCGGTAAGCAAGTCGGATGCGATATCTTACTTTACCGAAAAAGGCGACGAGTACAAACTTGATCTGATAAAAGATCTGCCTGATGGCAGCATTACATTTTATACACAAGGCAACTTTACTGACCTGTGCCGCGGGCCGCACATCCCCAACACAGGCTTTATAAAGGCCGCTAAGCTCATGAGCCTTGCCGGTGCATACTGGCGTGGCGACGAGAGCCGCAAGCAGCTTACACGCATCTACGGCGTTACTTTCCCGAAGGCAAGCGAACTTACCGAATATCTTCATGTAATTGAAGAAGCTAAAAAGCGCGATCACCGTAAGCTGGGTAAGGAACTGGAACTTTTCGCTTTTAGTGAAAAGGTTGGCATGGGCTTGCCATTGTGGTTGCCAAAAGGAACCGCATTGCGCGAACGCCTTACTAATTTCCTGCAGAAAGCGCAGGTTAAGGCAGGTTACGAGCAGGTGATTACCCCGCACATCGGGCATAAGAACCTTTATGTAACATCGGGTCACTACGAGAAATATGGCGCGGATTCTTTCCAGCCGATTAAAACACCGCAGGAGGGAGAAGAGTTCTTCCTGAAGCCGATGAACTGTCCGCATCACTGCGAGATATACAAAACAAAGCCTCGCTCATACAAGGACCTTCCTGTGCGATTAGCTGAGTTTGGTACCGTTTACCGTTACGAACAAAGCGGCGAACTGCATGGCCTTACACGTGTACGTGGCTTTACTCAGGATGACGCGCACTTGTTCTGCCGTCCGGACCAGGTGAAGGAAGAATTCAAGAAAGTAATTGACCTGGTACTTTACGTGTTTGGCGCGCTTGGTTTTGAAGACTACATTGCGCAGGTATCCCTACGCGATCCTAACAACAAGGCCAAGTATATTGGTACCGATGAGAATTGGGCATTAGCAGAATCTGCTATTATTGAAGCGGCTGAAGAAAAAGGCCTGCGTACAGTAATAGAAACAGGCGAAGCCGCTTTCTACGGCCCTAAGCTCGACTTTATGGTTAAAGACGCCCTTGGCCGTAAGTGGCAACTAGGTACCATACAGGTTGATTATAACCTGCCCGAGCGTTTCGAACTGGAATATACCGGTGCCGATAATCAAAAGCACCGCCCGGTGATGATCCACCGTGCGCCGTTTGGCTCAATGGAACGTTTTGTTGCGGTGCTGATAGAGCATTGCGCAGGTAACTTCCCGCTGTGGTTGTCGCCCGAGCAATTTATTATCTTGCCTATATCTGAAAAGTATGAAGATTATGCAAAAAATGTTTCTGATGTGTTAAAAAATTCCGATATTTGCGGGCTAATTGACTTCAGGGACGAGAAAATCGGGCGTAAAATACGCGACGCTGAAGTTAAAAAGATCCCATATATGCTTATAGTGGGCGAGAAAGAAGCTGCCGAAGGCATGGTTTCTGTTCGTAAACACGGACAGGGCGATTTAGGAAGCATGAGCATAGAGGAATTTAAACAACAAATAATTAAAGAAATAACAGTATAA
- the infC gene encoding translation initiation factor IF-3 encodes MALNKPFNRGPRLPFKKKEAEHNINQFIRAQEVRLVGDNIEQGVYPLKEALAIAQQLELDLVEISPNANPPVCKVTDYNKFIYEQKKKLKEIKSNAKQTVIKEIRFGPNTDDHDFEFKLKHATKFLESGEKVRAYVHFKGRAIVYKEQGEILLLRFAQALEEVGKVEQLPKLEGKRMFLTVAPKAAKK; translated from the coding sequence TTGGCATTAAACAAACCTTTCAACCGGGGACCCAGGCTACCATTTAAGAAAAAGGAAGCCGAACATAATATTAATCAGTTCATCAGGGCACAGGAAGTGCGCCTTGTTGGCGACAATATAGAGCAGGGCGTTTATCCGCTTAAAGAAGCTTTAGCTATTGCTCAGCAACTGGAACTTGACCTGGTAGAGATATCTCCCAACGCCAATCCGCCCGTTTGTAAGGTAACAGACTACAACAAATTTATCTACGAGCAGAAGAAAAAGCTAAAAGAGATAAAGAGCAATGCCAAGCAAACGGTAATTAAAGAAATACGCTTCGGACCGAACACAGACGACCACGACTTTGAATTTAAGCTGAAACATGCTACAAAGTTTTTGGAATCCGGCGAAAAGGTAAGGGCTTATGTGCACTTTAAAGGCCGTGCCATTGTTTATAAAGAACAAGGGGAGATATTGCTTCTTCGTTTTGCGCAGGCATTAGAAGAGGTAGGCAAAGTAGAGCAATTGCCAAAGCTGGAAGGTAAACGCATGTTCCTGACAGTGGCGCCAAAGGCAGCTAAAAAGTAA
- the rpmI gene encoding 50S ribosomal protein L35 — MPKMKTNSSAKKRFKLTGTGKIARKNAYKSHILTKMSTKRKRALGHTSLVSDADMGNVKRMLCIGK; from the coding sequence ATGCCAAAAATGAAAACCAATTCCAGTGCAAAAAAGCGCTTCAAGCTTACTGGAACAGGTAAAATTGCACGTAAGAACGCATACAAAAGCCACATCTTAACCAAGATGTCTACAAAACGTAAGCGTGCCTTAGGCCACACCAGCTTAGTATCTGATGCGGACATGGGTAACGTTAAACGTATGCTTTGTATCGGGAAGTAA
- the rplT gene encoding 50S ribosomal protein L20 has translation MPRSVNAVASRRRRKRIMNLAKGYWGSRSKVYTVAKNTVEKGLQYAYRDRKTKKREFRALWIQRINAGARQHGISYSQLMGKLAAKEIGLNRKVLADLAMNNPDAFKAIVDAVK, from the coding sequence ATGCCACGTTCAGTAAATGCAGTAGCTTCGAGAAGGCGCCGCAAAAGAATCATGAACCTCGCCAAAGGTTATTGGGGTTCACGCAGCAAGGTTTATACCGTTGCTAAAAACACAGTAGAAAAAGGTTTACAGTACGCTTACCGCGACCGTAAAACCAAGAAAAGAGAATTCAGAGCGTTGTGGATACAACGTATCAACGCAGGTGCACGTCAGCACGGCATTTCTTACTCACAATTGATGGGTAAACTTGCAGCTAAAGAAATCGGCCTTAACCGTAAGGTGTTAGCTGATTTGGCGATGAACAACCCCGACGCTTTCAAAGCGATTGTTGATGCGGTAAAATAA
- a CDS encoding DUF4385 domain-containing protein, translated as MPDKPSYLNFDLTSYAWKPDINYRDHPELYRVGKGEQGVLICEPYKSEIGQYWRFKTKEIALESSATIYAMFCSYVEAGDFVGADMARKYLQMGYTRARRYANYKGGKKYDETDNYRLLERGTGEQEKAEAAAVFYEQWKAAKANPVYSTLKKQWKHERG; from the coding sequence ATGCCCGACAAACCATCTTACCTTAATTTTGACCTGACAAGCTATGCCTGGAAGCCTGACATTAACTATCGCGACCATCCCGAGCTATACAGGGTAGGCAAAGGCGAACAAGGCGTGCTGATTTGCGAGCCTTACAAAAGCGAGATAGGCCAATACTGGCGCTTTAAAACCAAGGAAATAGCACTGGAAAGCAGCGCGACTATCTACGCCATGTTTTGCAGTTATGTGGAAGCAGGTGACTTTGTTGGTGCAGATATGGCCCGCAAGTACCTGCAAATGGGCTACACCCGGGCCCGGCGTTATGCCAATTACAAGGGCGGTAAAAAGTACGACGAGACAGACAACTACCGCTTACTGGAACGCGGGACCGGCGAACAGGAGAAAGCCGAAGCCGCGGCTGTATTTTACGAACAATGGAAAGCGGCAAAGGCAAACCCGGTTTACAGTACCCTAAAAAAGCAATGGAAACATGAAAGGGGTTAA
- a CDS encoding DUF2256 domain-containing protein, giving the protein MKGVKKQHLPQKICVTCGRPFTWRKKWEKVWDEVKYCSDWCRTKRAGGTSQ; this is encoded by the coding sequence ATGAAAGGGGTTAAAAAGCAACACCTGCCACAAAAGATATGCGTAACCTGCGGACGGCCGTTCACCTGGCGCAAAAAGTGGGAAAAGGTTTGGGACGAAGTTAAGTATTGCTCTGACTGGTGCCGCACAAAGCGTGCTGGCGGTACCAGCCAGTAG
- a CDS encoding DUF4407 domain-containing protein: protein MKSWWIKFGCFLTGYNFNIINVSSEVSAKAVKRYTSAMLIVCILWSFIGFVFTQRYLKTGFVGAIFGAIVLCVIIIQVERQIILAVKKDWKMYAFRSLIALTMAIIGSVIIDQIIFKEDIEQKQLYLLDSKVNQILPNKQAELKKQIAQLDTIINAKESERKKIVEDISLHPTIKNITTQTQSIPVSNTVKDSLNTAITNTKIVKANSITVNSINNPKIELLTPLNKQIEQLRASKSLKDNQLLALRPSLEKEIQSKVGFLDELNVMFLLITGSGVALFVWLLWLIFLLCIELFIMMSKIGEEQNDYDATVLHQMELQKKKLLLLSNTN from the coding sequence ATGAAAAGTTGGTGGATAAAGTTTGGTTGTTTTCTCACAGGTTACAACTTCAATATAATTAATGTATCAAGTGAAGTTTCTGCAAAAGCTGTAAAGCGCTACACTTCAGCAATGTTAATCGTCTGTATTCTGTGGTCTTTTATTGGTTTCGTTTTCACGCAACGATACTTAAAGACTGGGTTTGTTGGTGCGATTTTCGGAGCAATCGTTCTGTGTGTTATAATTATTCAAGTAGAACGACAGATAATTTTAGCAGTTAAGAAGGACTGGAAAATGTATGCCTTTAGAAGTTTAATTGCATTAACGATGGCGATTATTGGTTCAGTGATAATCGACCAAATAATATTTAAGGAAGATATTGAACAAAAGCAATTGTATCTTCTGGATTCGAAGGTAAATCAAATTTTGCCTAACAAACAAGCCGAGCTGAAGAAGCAAATTGCTCAACTAGATACAATTATCAACGCTAAAGAATCAGAAAGAAAGAAAATTGTTGAAGACATTTCATTACACCCTACGATAAAAAATATCACCACTCAAACTCAATCTATTCCTGTAAGCAATACAGTCAAAGATTCTTTAAATACAGCGATCACCAACACCAAGATTGTAAAAGCAAACAGCATTACCGTAAATTCTATCAACAACCCTAAGATTGAGTTGCTGACTCCTTTAAACAAGCAAATAGAACAACTACGTGCTTCGAAATCTCTAAAAGACAATCAACTATTAGCTCTTAGACCATCGTTGGAGAAAGAAATTCAGTCTAAAGTTGGCTTTTTGGATGAGTTAAATGTAATGTTCCTCTTAATTACAGGGTCTGGTGTTGCTTTGTTTGTTTGGTTACTATGGCTGATTTTTTTGCTATGTATTGAGCTATTTATAATGATGAGCAAGATTGGGGAAGAACAAAATGATTATGACGCTACTGTGTTACACCAAATGGAACTACAAAAGAAAAAGCTCCTTTTATTATCAAATACGAACTGA
- a CDS encoding BRCT domain-containing protein: protein MESYENLSFRTFTTKSEADKAINSLKGILLGIQFDKEINEAEISELVEWCTKHKELVNRNPFKDLMDCIKQAVIEQENRVEIINDLYWLCQKYESDSYYYDAFTADMQILQGICHGILSDGVINNAEIFELDRWLENNEHLSSYYPYDELRSLVVCILSDGKVTEDERLRLTAYFNEFVSLNDKQLTKQIELDIKDIKINGICTVDPDISFDGKTFCFTGVAKNYTRSIIQKRITELGGQYHSNVLQTTDYLIVGEGGNPCWVFACYGRKVESAVNLRKQGSRISLIHEFDFWDAVQDA, encoded by the coding sequence ATGGAATCTTATGAGAATCTTAGCTTTAGAACATTTACTACTAAATCAGAGGCTGACAAAGCTATTAATTCGTTAAAAGGTATTTTACTCGGAATACAGTTCGATAAAGAAATCAATGAGGCCGAAATATCGGAGCTTGTTGAATGGTGTACAAAGCACAAAGAACTTGTTAATAGAAACCCGTTCAAAGATTTAATGGATTGTATTAAACAAGCTGTAATTGAGCAGGAGAACAGAGTTGAAATAATAAATGACTTGTATTGGCTTTGCCAAAAGTATGAATCAGACAGTTATTACTACGACGCATTTACAGCCGACATGCAAATTTTACAAGGTATTTGTCATGGAATTCTTTCAGATGGTGTAATCAATAACGCTGAAATATTTGAATTGGATCGGTGGCTGGAAAATAACGAACATCTCTCCAGTTACTATCCTTATGATGAGCTTAGAAGCTTAGTTGTTTGTATCTTATCAGATGGGAAAGTGACCGAGGATGAGCGATTGCGCTTAACTGCCTACTTCAATGAATTTGTAAGCTTGAACGATAAGCAACTTACAAAACAAATTGAATTAGACATTAAGGACATAAAAATAAATGGTATTTGTACAGTTGATCCTGATATAAGCTTTGACGGAAAAACGTTTTGTTTTACCGGCGTTGCCAAAAATTACACTCGTTCTATTATACAAAAGAGAATAACGGAACTTGGCGGACAGTATCACTCCAATGTTCTGCAAACGACAGATTATTTGATTGTAGGTGAAGGGGGTAATCCTTGTTGGGTATTTGCTTGCTATGGTCGCAAGGTAGAAAGTGCAGTAAACTTACGTAAGCAGGGATCGAGGATTTCGTTAATACATGAATTTGACTTTTGGGATGCTGTTCAAGATGCTTAG
- a CDS encoding AAA family ATPase, which produces MTYYPSYHTAERPMEIELIRSMIRGDITSDEAFELKRKHDEDKEINTDDAFISKTATEWLNVPKEELSFNRLFGTFWSMGELCILFADTNVGKSILAVQIGNSITRGEMIGGLSCTKQTDPVLYFDFELSAAQFALRYSNRGYNTYEFAPHFHRLVINPDAGRERKFASFHDYIINAFENVLVTTKARTMIIDNITCLRTSTESGAGAIKLMQSLQRIKQKYNLSILVLAHTPKRNPARPITRNDLQGSKMLLNFADSAFAMGESHTSPGMRYLKQIKARNDEVEFGADSVMLCRIVKPYSFLKFEMITREPEAAHLLTHTEQMRKTNEDTISKLHAEGRSVRQIAAEVGQSRQTVFRVLKKLERTEESAGSPIGDPP; this is translated from the coding sequence ATGACCTATTACCCATCCTATCACACGGCCGAACGCCCTATGGAGATCGAGCTGATACGCTCCATGATCCGCGGCGACATTACCTCCGACGAAGCTTTTGAACTAAAGCGAAAACACGACGAGGACAAAGAGATAAACACCGACGACGCGTTTATTTCTAAAACAGCTACCGAATGGCTTAATGTACCCAAAGAAGAGCTGTCCTTCAACCGGCTCTTTGGTACCTTTTGGAGCATGGGCGAACTGTGCATCCTGTTTGCCGATACCAACGTAGGCAAGTCCATCCTCGCCGTACAGATCGGCAACTCCATCACCAGAGGTGAAATGATCGGCGGCTTGTCGTGTACAAAGCAGACAGACCCTGTGCTGTACTTTGATTTTGAACTTAGCGCGGCCCAGTTCGCGCTGCGGTACAGCAACCGCGGCTACAATACGTACGAGTTTGCCCCGCACTTCCATAGGCTGGTGATCAACCCTGATGCCGGACGCGAACGCAAGTTTGCCAGCTTTCATGATTACATTATTAATGCTTTTGAGAACGTGCTGGTAACTACAAAGGCACGGACGATGATCATCGACAACATTACCTGCCTGCGCACCAGTACCGAATCCGGCGCCGGGGCCATAAAGCTGATGCAGAGCCTGCAGCGTATAAAGCAGAAGTACAACCTGTCTATACTGGTGCTGGCGCATACGCCAAAGCGTAACCCAGCCCGGCCAATTACCCGTAACGATTTGCAGGGCAGTAAAATGCTGCTGAACTTTGCCGACAGCGCCTTTGCCATGGGCGAAAGCCACACCTCCCCCGGCATGCGCTACCTTAAACAAATAAAAGCGCGTAACGATGAGGTGGAATTTGGCGCAGATAGCGTAATGCTGTGCCGCATAGTTAAGCCATACAGCTTCTTAAAGTTCGAGATGATTACCAGGGAACCGGAAGCTGCCCACCTGCTCACCCATACCGAGCAGATGCGTAAAACCAACGAAGATACCATAAGCAAGCTGCACGCTGAAGGCCGCAGCGTACGCCAGATAGCCGCCGAAGTTGGGCAATCGCGACAAACGGTATTCCGGGTATTGAAGAAATTGGAGAGAACGGAGGAGAGTGCTGGCTCACCTATAGGCGACCCGCCATAA
- a CDS encoding dihydrofolate reductase family protein, with protein MRKIIVLTFITLDGVMQAPGAPDEDTSGGFEYGGWSAPYNDEVSGQMMRKQMAPADLLLGRKTYDIFAGYWPQHAEYWPGINEATKYVLSNTLEQSDWSNTIFLKNVADIQKLKNTDGPDLKVWGSGELARLLLKHDLVDELWLKLYPVVLGNGKRLFNDTIIPAAFTLTESTVTPGGVIFANYKRAGEVKTGTIGG; from the coding sequence ATGAGAAAGATAATCGTTTTAACATTCATCACATTGGATGGTGTGATGCAGGCGCCGGGCGCACCCGACGAAGACACATCAGGCGGCTTCGAATACGGTGGATGGTCTGCACCTTATAATGATGAGGTTTCCGGGCAGATGATGCGAAAACAAATGGCACCTGCAGACCTCCTCCTCGGCAGGAAAACCTACGATATATTTGCCGGCTACTGGCCGCAGCATGCCGAGTACTGGCCCGGCATTAACGAGGCTACAAAATACGTCCTGTCCAACACGCTTGAACAATCTGACTGGAGCAATACCATTTTTCTCAAAAACGTTGCAGACATTCAAAAGCTCAAGAACACCGACGGTCCCGACCTCAAAGTTTGGGGCAGCGGCGAACTCGCCAGGTTATTGCTTAAACATGACCTGGTAGACGAGCTCTGGCTCAAGCTCTACCCCGTAGTGCTGGGCAACGGCAAACGCCTCTTTAACGATACCATTATCCCTGCGGCGTTCACGTTGACCGAAAGCACGGTTACGCCGGGCGGTGTAATCTTTGCCAATTACAAGCGCGCCGGTGAGGTTAAAACAGGTACCATCGGCGGGTGA
- a CDS encoding ABC-F family ATP-binding cassette domain-containing protein, giving the protein MITVSNLSLRYGKRTLFEDVNLKFTQGNCYGIIGANGAGKSTFLKILSKEIDPTSGSVSFTPGERMAVLSQNHYAFDEFTVLETVMMGHKEMYAVMKEKDAIYLKEDFSDADGERAGELENLFAEMDGWNAESNAATLLSNLGIKEEFHYKLVKELDNTQKVRVLLAQALFGKPDILLLDEPTNDLDIHTVTWLEDFLASYEAIVLVVSHDRHFLDTVCTHVVDIDFSKMTTYTGNYTFWYESSQLALKQRAEQNKKAEDKVKELQEFIRRFSANASKSKQATSRKKALDKINLDEIQPSNRKYPGIIFNNQGREAGDQVLQTEKLSKTLNGELLFSDVNLHVNKGDKIAILSNNSLATTAFYDILTGRDVDYKGSFKWGVTINWADIPIDNAEYFKGKDLNLIDWLREYSPGEKDDQFIRGFLGRMLFSGEEVLKKSNVLSGGEKMRCMFSRMMLQQANLLMFDEPTNHLDLESITALNNGMKDFRGTILFTSRDHELVETVANRIVEITPGGTIDKLMTYDEYINSDVVQKQREEMYAMA; this is encoded by the coding sequence ATGATTACGGTATCTAATTTATCTTTACGTTACGGAAAGAGAACGCTGTTCGAAGACGTTAACCTTAAGTTTACACAGGGAAATTGTTATGGTATTATTGGTGCAAACGGTGCCGGTAAATCTACCTTTTTAAAAATATTATCAAAAGAAATTGACCCTACTAGTGGGTCTGTTAGCTTCACTCCAGGCGAGCGCATGGCGGTACTTAGCCAAAATCACTACGCTTTTGATGAGTTCACCGTTCTCGAGACTGTTATGATGGGTCATAAAGAGATGTACGCGGTGATGAAGGAGAAGGACGCTATTTACCTGAAGGAAGATTTTAGCGATGCTGATGGTGAACGTGCCGGAGAACTGGAAAACCTTTTTGCTGAAATGGATGGATGGAACGCGGAAAGCAATGCTGCAACCCTCCTGAGCAATCTTGGCATTAAAGAAGAGTTCCATTATAAATTGGTGAAGGAGCTTGACAATACTCAAAAAGTAAGGGTATTACTTGCCCAGGCACTTTTCGGCAAGCCCGACATCCTGTTACTGGATGAGCCCACCAACGACTTGGATATACATACCGTAACCTGGCTGGAAGATTTCCTTGCGTCCTACGAGGCTATTGTATTAGTTGTATCGCACGACAGGCACTTTCTGGACACCGTGTGTACCCACGTAGTAGATATCGACTTCAGCAAGATGACTACCTACACCGGTAACTACACCTTCTGGTACGAATCTAGCCAATTGGCCTTAAAACAGCGTGCTGAGCAGAACAAGAAGGCTGAAGACAAGGTAAAAGAACTGCAGGAATTCATCCGTCGCTTTAGCGCAAACGCATCAAAATCTAAACAAGCTACCAGCCGTAAGAAAGCTTTGGATAAGATCAATCTGGACGAGATACAACCATCTAACAGAAAATATCCTGGTATTATCTTTAACAACCAGGGCCGTGAAGCAGGTGACCAGGTGCTGCAGACAGAGAAACTCAGTAAAACTCTTAACGGCGAACTGCTCTTTTCTGATGTAAACCTACACGTAAATAAAGGTGACAAAATTGCCATCCTGTCAAACAACAGTTTGGCCACTACCGCCTTTTACGACATCCTTACCGGTCGTGATGTTGACTATAAAGGCTCATTCAAATGGGGAGTTACGATCAACTGGGCTGATATCCCTATCGACAACGCAGAATACTTTAAAGGCAAAGATCTTAATCTGATTGATTGGCTGCGCGAGTACTCGCCGGGCGAAAAAGATGATCAATTTATACGCGGTTTCCTGGGCAGGATGCTGTTTAGCGGTGAAGAGGTGCTAAAGAAGAGCAACGTACTATCAGGCGGTGAAAAAATGCGCTGCATGTTCAGTCGCATGATGTTGCAGCAGGCTAACTTACTGATGTTTGACGAGCCAACCAACCACCTGGATCTTGAATCTATCACAGCCCTTAACAACGGCATGAAAGACTTCCGTGGCACTATCCTGTTCACATCGCGAGATCATGAACTTGTGGAAACAGTAGCTAACCGTATAGTGGAAATTACCCCGGGTGGCACGATAGATAAGCTGATGACCTACGACGAGTACATCAACAGCGACGTGGTACAAAAGCAGCGCGAGGAAATGTATGCAATGGCATAA
- a CDS encoding SRPBCC family protein, giving the protein MSVFESTVQINQPVEPVYNFLADMNNHGRLMPDNIINWQSNAEEASFEIQNITKLSLKISSRVPNFEITIIPAEKPPFDMELKWKLEADGNTTQATFIITASLSMMMKMLASSQLQKLTENETQRLTEVFS; this is encoded by the coding sequence ATGAGTGTTTTTGAGAGTACAGTCCAAATAAATCAACCTGTAGAGCCGGTGTATAACTTCTTGGCCGACATGAATAATCATGGCCGGCTAATGCCTGATAACATCATCAACTGGCAATCTAACGCTGAAGAAGCAAGCTTTGAGATACAAAATATCACCAAACTCAGCCTAAAGATTAGTTCGCGTGTTCCTAATTTTGAGATCACGATTATCCCGGCAGAAAAACCGCCGTTTGATATGGAGTTGAAATGGAAATTAGAGGCTGATGGCAATACTACCCAAGCGACATTTATAATAACCGCCAGCCTTAGCATGATGATGAAAATGCTAGCCTCCAGCCAACTGCAAAAGCTTACAGAAAACGAAACCCAAAGACTTACTGAGGTTTTCAGCTGA
- the pyrE gene encoding orotate phosphoribosyltransferase, whose amino-acid sequence MLTYSETEQQVAEFLLQIKAIKLQPNNPFTWASGWKSPIYCDNRITLSYPTIRTYIRQQLSSYIQEKFGAVGCIAGVATAGIPQGVLVAQELGLPFIYVRAKPKEHGTGSLIEGEISTDKRVVVVEDLISTGKSSLQAVNALRDAGYNVAGLAAIFSYGFDVAEENFKNAKCPYVTLSNYNALIKYASDKQYISEADTDMLRKWREEPSTWGK is encoded by the coding sequence ATGTTAACCTATAGTGAGACCGAGCAGCAGGTGGCCGAATTTCTGCTGCAAATTAAAGCAATAAAATTACAACCTAATAATCCTTTTACTTGGGCTTCGGGCTGGAAGTCACCTATTTATTGCGATAACCGCATAACGCTCTCCTATCCTACTATCCGCACATACATTAGGCAGCAGCTGTCTTCCTACATACAGGAAAAATTTGGCGCTGTTGGCTGTATTGCTGGTGTTGCTACCGCCGGCATACCACAGGGTGTACTGGTGGCACAGGAGCTTGGTTTACCTTTCATATACGTTAGGGCCAAGCCTAAAGAACATGGCACCGGTAGCCTTATAGAAGGCGAAATATCTACAGACAAGCGTGTAGTGGTTGTTGAGGACCTTATATCTACCGGCAAAAGCAGCTTACAAGCTGTAAACGCGTTGCGTGATGCAGGGTATAATGTAGCAGGGCTTGCAGCTATTTTCAGCTATGGATTTGATGTTGCCGAAGAGAATTTCAAAAATGCCAAATGCCCGTATGTAACTTTATCAAACTATAACGCGTTAATTAAATACGCCAGCGATAAACAATACATATCTGAAGCGGATACTGATATGTTAAGGAAGTGGCGTGAAGAGCCGTCTACATGGGGAAAATAG